A stretch of [Clostridium] innocuum DNA encodes these proteins:
- a CDS encoding iron-containing alcohol dehydrogenase — MENFIYDIPTKVYFGKGQLQQLHTIMKEFGERVLLVYGGGSIRRNGIYDEAVTELHTAGKKYVELFGVEPNPSLTTVEKGVALCRRENVDVIVAIGGGSVIDCAKVVSAAVCSTLSPWELVLHPQEIKKAIPVIAVLTIAATGSEMDHIAVITNPDTKEKIGTRNPLLRPRAAILDPTFTFSVNRYQSACGVADIMSHTMESYFAREDAGLQNRFAEGILKICTAYGPLVLKEPDNYEARANLMWAASWAINDMLKLGHMTQWSVHPMEHPLSAFYSVTHGEGLAVLTPHWMEYVLSEDTVDMFARFAREIWQVTEKDPWDMAREGIECLRSFYKQLHLRSSLGELGIDDTHFDAMAQDAAKQTVNGFVSLSAEDVKNIYRNSL, encoded by the coding sequence ATGGAAAATTTTATTTATGATATACCGACAAAGGTGTATTTTGGAAAGGGACAACTGCAGCAGCTTCATACCATTATGAAGGAATTCGGAGAGCGGGTCTTACTTGTTTACGGAGGAGGCAGTATCCGTCGTAACGGTATTTATGACGAGGCGGTTACAGAATTGCATACGGCGGGAAAGAAGTATGTGGAGCTGTTTGGTGTAGAGCCAAACCCTTCCCTTACAACGGTGGAAAAGGGAGTGGCGTTATGCCGCAGGGAGAATGTGGATGTTATTGTGGCAATAGGAGGAGGCAGTGTGATTGATTGTGCCAAGGTTGTGTCTGCCGCTGTATGCAGTACCTTGTCGCCATGGGAGCTGGTGCTTCACCCGCAGGAAATAAAAAAAGCGATTCCGGTTATTGCGGTTTTGACAATTGCGGCTACCGGCAGTGAGATGGATCATATTGCTGTTATCACGAATCCGGATACAAAAGAGAAAATAGGTACACGGAATCCACTCCTTCGCCCAAGGGCTGCGATACTGGATCCTACCTTTACCTTTAGTGTAAACCGCTATCAGAGTGCCTGTGGTGTGGCTGATATTATGAGCCATACGATGGAGTCTTATTTTGCACGGGAGGATGCCGGTTTACAGAACCGGTTTGCGGAAGGTATACTGAAAATCTGTACAGCATACGGACCGCTCGTATTGAAGGAGCCGGATAATTATGAAGCAAGAGCCAATCTCATGTGGGCAGCAAGCTGGGCAATCAATGATATGCTGAAGCTGGGGCATATGACACAGTGGAGTGTTCATCCGATGGAACATCCGCTCAGTGCCTTTTATTCCGTTACACACGGCGAAGGTCTGGCTGTTCTGACGCCGCACTGGATGGAGTATGTTCTCAGTGAGGATACAGTGGATATGTTTGCGCGTTTCGCCAGAGAAATCTGGCAGGTAACAGAAAAGGATCCGTGGGATATGGCACGTGAGGGAATTGAATGTCTGCGAAGCTTTTATAAACAGCTGCATCTGCGCTCATCCTTAGGGGAGCTGGGTATCGATGATACGCACTTCGATGCAATGGCACAGGATGCCGCAAAACAGACGGTGAACGGATTTGTGTCACTGTCCGCAGAGGATGTGAAGAATATTTATCGCAACAGCTTGTAA
- a CDS encoding class II fructose-bisphosphate aldolase, with the protein MLVTLKEILTKAKQENYAVPACNIDNEHNLRAAIEAAEEMNTGIILNTTPVANPDLESFGRIAVDLARRSRVKIALNLDHGKTFEDCLLGIRAGYTSIMIDRSLLPFEENIREVQEMVRICHALGISVEAELGHVGVGEQYHTDGHQAFTRVEEAVEYVKQTGVDALAVAIGTAHGVYKGTPQIHFDLLHELKDALDIPLVLHGGSGTGDENLARCAREGINKINLSNDLKRSAIENLVKEDLSGNAVYQLYPLLAEGFKHKIKHYIRLFGCEGK; encoded by the coding sequence ATGCTAGTAACATTAAAGGAAATTCTAACAAAGGCAAAGCAGGAGAATTATGCCGTGCCTGCCTGCAATATTGATAATGAACATAATCTGCGTGCTGCCATCGAGGCGGCAGAAGAAATGAATACCGGAATTATATTGAATACAACACCGGTTGCCAATCCGGATCTGGAAAGCTTTGGACGAATTGCAGTGGATCTTGCCAGACGCTCCCGAGTAAAGATTGCCCTGAATCTGGATCATGGCAAAACCTTTGAAGACTGTCTGCTTGGCATTCGCGCAGGCTATACCTCCATCATGATCGACCGTTCCTTACTGCCGTTTGAAGAAAATATCAGAGAGGTGCAGGAGATGGTACGCATTTGTCATGCACTGGGAATCAGTGTGGAAGCTGAGCTTGGTCATGTAGGTGTTGGTGAGCAATATCATACTGACGGACATCAGGCATTTACCCGTGTTGAGGAAGCAGTGGAATATGTAAAGCAGACCGGAGTGGATGCACTTGCGGTTGCCATTGGTACTGCACATGGCGTATATAAAGGTACTCCGCAGATTCATTTTGACCTTCTTCATGAATTGAAGGATGCACTGGATATTCCGCTCGTTCTTCATGGCGGCAGCGGTACCGGGGATGAAAATCTGGCACGCTGTGCAAGAGAGGGAATCAATAAAATCAATTTGTCCAATGATTTGAAACGCAGTGCGATTGAAAATCTGGTTAAGGAGGATTTGAGCGGCAATGCCGTTTATCAGCTGTATCCGCTGCTTGCGGAGGGATTCAAACATAAAATCAAGCACTATATCCGTCTGTTTGGCTGTGAGGGCAAGTAA
- a CDS encoding zinc-binding dehydrogenase, producing MEKARAWVIEAKDKLAMRELDILEPGDYEVLFKTEVCSLCTVDRRTYKGTRNYGYPFLGGHECSGTIIKTGRGVVGVKAGDKAIFTSGYCNQCELDRSGRGTQCNRKKEMPKRSSLDGNILGGGLSEYLVIPAWQIIRMPDDVDMRHAALTEPLACCIHSIRKARLKFGDTVVIIGMGIMGYFHVKLAQMCGARIIVSETDEEKRKTAIHEGAAYAFDPSQCDVGEEIRRLTDGLGADAVINTIPFKEVWQQAIDMLAPYGRLIAYSSQNSKEPIGVDFGMVHSREIEFIGTLNPTIEDNQMAVKLIGYQMIDMEKVIDREFSFAQGKEAFDYACKPSVYRVMINYGKEDN from the coding sequence GTATGTTCCTTATGTACCGTGGACCGCAGAACATACAAAGGAACAAGGAACTACGGATATCCGTTTCTTGGCGGTCATGAGTGCAGCGGGACGATTATAAAGACAGGCAGAGGTGTTGTAGGTGTAAAGGCAGGCGATAAAGCAATTTTTACATCCGGATATTGTAACCAGTGTGAGCTGGATCGCTCCGGCAGAGGAACGCAGTGCAATCGCAAAAAGGAAATGCCGAAACGCTCAAGTCTGGATGGGAATATACTGGGTGGCGGCTTAAGTGAATATCTGGTGATTCCTGCATGGCAGATTATCCGTATGCCTGATGATGTGGATATGCGGCATGCAGCACTAACAGAGCCTCTGGCATGCTGTATTCACAGTATACGCAAGGCAAGATTAAAGTTTGGTGATACTGTTGTCATTATCGGTATGGGTATTATGGGGTACTTCCATGTGAAGCTGGCTCAGATGTGCGGTGCACGCATTATTGTGAGTGAAACCGATGAAGAAAAGAGGAAAACGGCGATTCATGAAGGGGCTGCCTATGCCTTTGATCCAAGTCAATGTGATGTCGGTGAAGAAATTCGCAGGCTGACGGATGGGCTGGGGGCAGATGCTGTCATCAACACCATACCGTTCAAAGAGGTGTGGCAGCAGGCAATTGACATGTTGGCACCATATGGCAGACTGATTGCCTATAGCTCACAAAACAGCAAGGAACCAATCGGTGTGGATTTCGGCATGGTGCATAGTCGTGAAATAGAATTTATCGGAACGCTGAATCCGACGATTGAGGATAATCAGATGGCGGTCAAGCTGATCGGTTATCAAATGATTGATATGGAGAAGGTGATTGACCGTGAATTCAGCTTTGCACAGGGAAAAGAAGCCTTTGATTATGCATGTAAACCGAGTGTTTACCGTGTCATGATCAATTACGGAAAGGAAGATAACTGA
- a CDS encoding phosphoglycerate dehydrogenase, giving the protein MKVLVTSKSFGKLSRKPIQRLQDAGFEVYGNEKGRLLNEEEMVEAVQGMDAVILGTEVFNRNVIDHADKLKIVSRYGVGLDKIDVEYLKEKGIALQIARNANTNSVADHTIGLMLSLCHNITRSDANIRSHVWKKPIAKDLYQSTVGILGLGAIGKAVARRLKGFDCHILAFDSYYDEAFIREYGIRKADINEIVSSSDFLTLHLPALAEFSPLLDAKALSKMKKDAIIINTARAKLIDRQALYDALHNGQLYGYGSDAHYMEPGFDEELIACENTVLTPHIAASSEGAINRMSDIAVDHVLAYFGCQ; this is encoded by the coding sequence ATGAAGGTTTTGGTAACATCCAAGTCTTTTGGTAAATTAAGTAGGAAACCGATACAAAGATTACAGGATGCAGGCTTTGAGGTCTATGGAAATGAAAAGGGAAGACTGCTGAATGAGGAGGAAATGGTGGAAGCCGTTCAGGGGATGGATGCTGTCATTTTAGGGACAGAGGTTTTCAATCGCAATGTCATTGATCATGCGGATAAATTGAAAATCGTTTCACGCTATGGTGTGGGGCTGGATAAAATTGATGTGGAATATTTAAAGGAAAAAGGCATTGCATTACAAATTGCACGCAATGCAAATACAAACTCCGTAGCGGATCACACCATAGGACTTATGCTTTCTCTTTGTCACAATATTACAAGAAGTGATGCCAATATCCGCTCGCATGTGTGGAAAAAGCCGATTGCAAAGGATTTGTATCAAAGCACCGTCGGTATCCTTGGGCTGGGTGCCATTGGAAAAGCTGTTGCACGAAGACTGAAGGGGTTTGATTGTCATATACTCGCATTTGACAGCTATTATGATGAGGCGTTTATCCGGGAGTATGGCATACGCAAGGCGGATATAAACGAGATCGTGAGCAGCAGTGATTTTCTGACGCTGCATCTTCCTGCACTTGCAGAGTTTTCACCATTACTGGATGCGAAGGCTCTTTCCAAAATGAAAAAGGATGCGATTATCATCAATACGGCACGGGCGAAGCTCATTGACAGGCAGGCATTGTATGATGCTTTGCACAATGGGCAGCTTTACGGCTACGGAAGTGATGCGCATTATATGGAGCCCGGCTTTGATGAGGAGCTGATCGCCTGTGAGAATACCGTTCTGACACCGCATATTGCCGCAAGCAGTGAAGGGGCAATCAATCGCATGTCGGATATCGCGGTTGATCATGTGCTGGCATATTTCGGCTGTCAGTAG
- a CDS encoding RraA family protein has protein sequence MKIDDRLEKLKQFDTPSITNVVATYPDKEYCLGLYHPWRGQWYTDERARVMYPELGRTVGYAVTCTYGLADPNYECLKFADVLKAVAAVGKPVVLIVKQDMPEEIKCRNGLLGGNMMTALRSAGCVGVISDGPSRDVDEIRPLQMQYVLSGVTAGHGKWAVQSVNTGVEVFGMQVSPGEIIHMDENGAVKFPASVIDQVIEKAEYLQKFEENRQRRMRETEDVDELIKIMSGFYD, from the coding sequence ATGAAAATTGATGATAGGCTGGAAAAGCTGAAGCAGTTTGATACACCGTCCATTACCAATGTGGTCGCAACCTATCCGGATAAGGAATATTGCCTGGGACTGTATCATCCATGGCGCGGACAATGGTATACGGATGAGCGTGCAAGGGTTATGTATCCAGAGCTAGGCAGAACCGTCGGCTATGCGGTTACGTGTACCTATGGTCTTGCGGACCCGAACTATGAGTGCCTGAAGTTCGCAGATGTGTTAAAAGCAGTTGCAGCTGTCGGAAAACCGGTGGTACTGATTGTGAAACAGGATATGCCGGAAGAGATTAAGTGTCGTAACGGCTTGCTGGGTGGAAATATGATGACAGCACTTCGTTCTGCCGGCTGTGTCGGTGTCATCAGTGACGGTCCGAGCAGAGATGTGGATGAGATTCGTCCGCTGCAGATGCAATACGTGTTAAGCGGTGTTACGGCAGGTCATGGAAAATGGGCAGTGCAGTCCGTGAATACCGGTGTGGAGGTTTTTGGGATGCAGGTTAGTCCGGGGGAAATCATTCACATGGATGAAAACGGAGCGGTGAAGTTTCCGGCATCCGTCATAGATCAGGTAATTGAAAAAGCAGAATATCTGCAGAAGTTTGAAGAAAACAGACAACGGAGGATGAGAGAAACCGAAGATGTGGATGAACTGATCAAAATCATGTCCGGCTTCTACGATTGA
- a CDS encoding D-2-hydroxyacid dehydrogenase: MYMKLVVLDGYTENPGDLDWRGMEALGDLTVYARTDHSQVKERMQDADAVIINKVPMTRELMQESKQLRYIGVLATGYDVVDIEAASDLHIAVTNVPGYGTDTVAQYAIALLLEVTSRIGHHAKRVKEGEWANNADWCFWDYPLMELSGRTMGIIGFGRIGRKVAEIAQALGMHVLFHDAHADNDTHAEKVSLEELLRRSDVVSLHCPLTKENDSLINKATLALMKSNAILINNARGKLINEYDLAQALQNGTIYAAALDVVREEPIRNDNPLLECDNCLITPHISWASKEARRRIMDTAVENLRCFLQGKEQNRIV, from the coding sequence ATGTATATGAAGCTTGTAGTTTTGGATGGTTATACAGAAAATCCGGGGGATCTTGACTGGAGGGGGATGGAGGCGCTTGGTGATTTGACGGTGTATGCACGCACGGATCACTCGCAGGTAAAGGAAAGAATGCAGGATGCGGATGCCGTGATTATCAATAAGGTGCCGATGACAAGAGAGCTGATGCAGGAAAGTAAGCAACTTCGTTACATCGGTGTACTGGCAACCGGCTATGATGTTGTCGATATCGAAGCCGCAAGTGATCTCCATATCGCAGTTACCAATGTTCCCGGGTATGGTACGGATACGGTTGCACAATATGCCATTGCACTTTTACTGGAGGTGACATCCAGGATCGGGCATCATGCAAAACGTGTAAAGGAGGGGGAATGGGCAAACAATGCGGACTGGTGTTTTTGGGACTATCCGCTAATGGAGCTGTCAGGCAGAACAATGGGGATCATCGGATTTGGACGCATTGGCAGGAAGGTCGCTGAAATCGCACAGGCACTGGGAATGCATGTCCTGTTTCATGACGCCCATGCCGACAACGACACGCACGCTGAAAAGGTTTCTCTGGAGGAATTACTGCGGCGAAGCGATGTGGTAAGTCTGCATTGTCCGCTCACAAAGGAGAATGATTCGCTGATAAACAAGGCTACGCTGGCTTTGATGAAATCAAATGCCATCCTGATCAACAATGCCAGAGGAAAGCTGATCAATGAATATGACCTTGCGCAGGCATTACAAAACGGTACGATTTATGCGGCCGCTTTGGATGTGGTAAGGGAGGAGCCGATCCGTAATGATAATCCGTTGCTGGAATGTGATAACTGCCTGATTACGCCGCATATCTCCTGGGCAAGCAAAGAGGCTAGGCGCAGAATTATGGATACTGCCGTTGAAAATCTGAGATGCTTCCTACAGGGGAAGGAACAGAACCGTATTGTGTAG